A genomic stretch from Malus domestica chromosome 15, GDT2T_hap1 includes:
- the LOC139191662 gene encoding protein LUTEIN DEFICIENT 5, chloroplastic-like has protein sequence MAAAATIPLLQFVLAKTFQAKLHSNRLRPIKQKGRFGLSTITCSSSNGREPESVDIGVKSVECLLEEKRRVEIFTGIASGEFTVEKSSFPSQLKSGLSKVGVPTGILDFLFSWANALENYTKKIPEAKGAISAIRSEAFFIPLFELYLTYGGIYRLKFGPKSFLIVSDLAIAKHILRENSKAYSKGILAEILEFVRGTGLILANGEIWRRR, from the coding sequence ATGGCCGCTGCCGCCACTATTCCTTTGCTGCAATTCGTCCTTGCCAAAACCTTCCAAGCCAAGCTCCACTCCAACAGACTCCGACCCATCAAACAGAAAGGAAGGTTTGGGCTGTCTACGATTACATGCTCCTCTTCTAATGGCAGAGAGCCTGAGTCTGTCGACATCGGTGTGAAGAGCGTGGAGTGTTTGCTGGAAGAGAAGCGGCGCGTCGAGATTTTTACTGGGATTGCCTCAGGAGAATTCACTGTGGAGAAATCTAGTTTTCCATCTCAATTGAAGAGCGGTTTGTCGAAGGTTGGTGTTCCTACGGGGATATTAGATTTCTTGTTCAGTTGGGCTAATGCACTTGAAAACTATACAAAAAAAATTCCAGAGGCAAAAGGAGCTATCAGTGCCATTCGAAGTGAGGCCTTTTTCATCCCACTATTTGAGCTTTACCTCACATATGGTGgaatttataggctgaaatttgGACCAAAGTCCTTTTTGATAGTTTCTGATCTGGCGATTGCCAAACATATATTAAGGGAgaattcaaaggcttattcaAAAGGAATCTTGGCTGAAATTCTAGAATTTGTCAGGGGGACTGGTCTCATTCTAGCAAACGGTGAAATATGGCGCAGACGGTGA